The Deltaproteobacteria bacterium genome contains the following window.
AGGCACCGAAATAGTCGGACTGCCAGTGAGATCGAACGGTGCGGTATGGCGAAGCAGCCCAAGGCTTGCCTCACGTGAGAGAGGCGCATCAGGCGGAAAATCTTTGAGAGGCATCGGCACCCGCGGGAGAGACGGACAGAGAAAGAGATCGACCTTCTGCAGAATATCATCAAACATGCGACATACGGCCTGTCGTTTCACATAGGCTTGGGCGTATTCAGTGCCCTTTACTTTGCCCCCATCCTCCAGGAACGATCGAAACATCGTGCCATAGTCAGCCGCACGTGCAGGATAAAACTGCTCATGCGCAGCCGCTGCTTCTGCCGCGCAGATCGTGAACCAGAAAGGATCGTCAGTAAGCTGGAACTTCACCTCGTGGATCTCCGCACCGAGTTCTTGGAAGACTTTCGTCGTCGCCAAGACAGACGCACTGACTTGTGAATCAGCACCTTTGCGACAATAGTCAGCATCGACCCCGATGCGTACCCCTTTGACGCCGTTGCGCAACATATCCAGATAGTCACGAACGGTGACTCGTCGGGTTGTCGGATCTTTGGGATCAAACCCAGCTATCGCACGTAGCATAATTGCCGAGTCCTCGACGCAACGTGTCATCGGACCAATATGATCCAGCGATTCCCCCAGAGGGAAGACGCCGTAACGACTCACTTTGCCGTAGGTTGGCTTTACACCGACAATGCCACAGGCAGCCGAGGGAAAGCGAATTGAGCCACCAGTATCTGACCCCAGCGAACCGAAACACAACGAGGCTGCTGTGGCCACGCCGGACCCGCTCGAAGACGCTCCAGGCCAACGGTCAGCATTCCACGGATTGACCGGGGCAGGAATCGACGGGTGATAGCCACCAAGGGCAAACTCCGTCATTCCCAACTTACCAAGGAGCACCGCACCAGCCGCGTTCAGTTTATCAACGACGGTCGCGTTGTGATCCGGCACCCAGTCAAAGAGAATTTTTGACGAACAGGTTGTGCGAATCCCTTTAGTGAAGCAGAGATCCTTTACGGCAATCGGCATACCGTGCAGTAGCCCGCGAT
Protein-coding sequences here:
- a CDS encoding amidase, with the protein product MATVAELCTKTLTEVAALIKKKEVSPVELTGAMLDRIAVHESKLHSYLTITAELALRQAKEAEQEIAGGKYRGLLHGMPIAVKDLCFTKGIRTTCSSKILFDWVPDHNATVVDKLNAAGAVLLGKLGMTEFALGGYHPSIPAPVNPWNADRWPGASSSGSGVATAASLCFGSLGSDTGGSIRFPSAACGIVGVKPTYGKVSRYGVFPLGESLDHIGPMTRCVEDSAIMLRAIAGFDPKDPTTRRVTVRDYLDMLRNGVKGVRIGVDADYCRKGADSQVSASVLATTKVFQELGAEIHEVKFQLTDDPFWFTICAAEAAAAHEQFYPARAADYGTMFRSFLEDGGKVKGTEYAQAYVKRQAVCRMFDDILQKVDLFLCPSLPRVPMPLKDFPPDAPLSREASLGLLRHTAPFDLTGSPTISVPCGFSTDGLPLSLQLIGRHDEEGLVMQAGYAYEQATEWHTRQPKL